AAACAACAAGTTGAGTTTTTAAAAGCTGCAGCTCAAAGGGATAGAGATGAGTATGCTGAAAAATTAAGAGTATTGGAAAAAGAGAAAAATGAGATACTAAAAGAGGCATATGAAAAAGCTGATAAGATGATGAAAGAGATGCAAGCTAAAGCAGTAGCTCTTGTTGAGAAGATTCAAAAGGAAGAGAATAAGAAAGAGGATGTTAAGAATGTGCAAAAAAGTCTTAATATGCTTAGATCGGCTCTTCAAGATGATAGAAATAAAAATGTTGAGGAAAAACCAAAGATTGCTAGAAAAGTTGATTATAAAGTTGGAGATAAGGTATTTGTAAATAGCTTAAATCAATTTGCTAATGTTTTAAAAATCAATGGTGGAAAAGAGACAGTTCAAGTTCAAGCAGGTATCTTAAAACTAGAGGTATCTATGGATGATGTAAAAGTTGTAAAGGAAAAGGCTAAGAAAGAGTACAACACTTTCTCACACACTAAGACTTCTGTAAGAAATGAGATAGATTTAAGAGGTAAGATGGTAGATGAGGCTGTATATGAGCTTGAGACTTATTTAGATAGAGCTGTTATGAACTCATATACTGAGGTATATATAATTCATGGTAAGGGAACAGGAGCTCTAAGAGAGGGAATATTAAACTACTTGAAAAAATGTAGATATGTAAAAGAGTACAGATTAGGAGGACATGGAGAGGGAGGACTAGGATGTACAGTAGTAACTTTAAAGTAACTATGATAGTTGCAGCTGCAGGAGTAGGAAAGAGAATGGGACTAGGTTACCCTAAACAATTTTTAGAGTATAAAGGAAAGCCACTTTTTATAATGCCATTGGAAGTAGCGCAAAATTCTAATATAGTGGATGAGATAATAGTAGTTACTAATAAAGAAAATGTATCTCTAGTAGAAAATTATTGTAATCAATATGGATTATCTAAGGTAGTGAAAGTAACAGAGGGTGGAAAAGAAAGGCAAAACTCTATATACAATGCATTAAAATATGATAATAACAGTGATATAATTTTAGTTCAAGATGGGGTAAGACCATTTTTAAAAGAGAAGTATATAGAGGAGTGTTGTAGAGTAGTAGCAGAAGAGAGATTAGGAGCAGTAGTAGGAGTACAGGTAAAGGATACTATTAAGGTAATCAATGAGAATTTTGAAGTGGTATCTACTCCTAAAAGAGCTGACTTAATAGCAGTACATACACCCCAAGCCTTTGAAGGAAAATTATTAAAAGAAGCTTATGAGATAGCTGAAAGAGAAAACTTTTTAGGCACTGATGACTCATCTCTAGTGGAGAGAATAGGGGGAAAGGTTAAAATAGTTCTTGGAGATTATGATAATATTAAGATTACTACTCAAGAGGACTTAAAATTTTTATAATCAAAATTAAATAATTACAAGAAAGAAGGAGTGAACATGAAAGTATATATAGGACAGATAAAACCAACACTAGGAAATGTAGAGAAAAATTTAAATATGATGCTAGAAGTAATTGATAAAGCCATAGCAGAAAAAAATGATATAGTAGTATTTCCAGAGCTATCACTTACAGGATACTCATTGGAGGATATAGTTTTTGATGTAGCTATAAAAGAGGTACCAAGTGTATTACTAGAAAAGAGCAAGGAAATAGGTATAATATTTGGAGCAGTGGAGTTAGGAGAAGAGGAATATCCATACAACACAGCTTACTATTTAGAAGATGGAAAAGTAGTACATAAGCATAGAAAAGTATATCTTCCTACTTATGGAGCATATCAAGAGGGTAGAAACTTTATGGCAGGAGATAAGGTAAGAGCCTTTGATACAAAATTTGGAAGATTAGGAATATTAATCTGTGAAGATGTGTGGCATCAATCAACTCAATATATCTTAGCTCAAGATGGAGCAAAATATGTTTTTATACTATTCAATTCTCCTGCAGTAGTTGGAAAGAGAAAAGAGGAGTTATCTGAAGGGTGGAAAACAATAATTAAAACTAACTCTCTACTTAATGGAGTATACTCTGTAGCAGTAAATAGAGTTGGAGTTGAAGATGGAATAGCTTTCTTTGGAAACTCATTTGTAGTGGCACCAAATGGAGAGATAGTAGCAGAGGGAGAGTATTTAAAAGAGGATTCTTTCACTTGTGAGTTAAGAGAGGAAGAGATAAGAAGAGCTAGGTTTAAAGCTCCAATGTTTAAGACAGAAAATTTAAATCTTACAAAAAAAGAGATAG
The DNA window shown above is from Fusobacterium mortiferum ATCC 9817 and carries:
- a CDS encoding nitrilase-related carbon-nitrogen hydrolase, translated to MKVYIGQIKPTLGNVEKNLNMMLEVIDKAIAEKNDIVVFPELSLTGYSLEDIVFDVAIKEVPSVLLEKSKEIGIIFGAVELGEEEYPYNTAYYLEDGKVVHKHRKVYLPTYGAYQEGRNFMAGDKVRAFDTKFGRLGILICEDVWHQSTQYILAQDGAKYVFILFNSPAVVGKRKEELSEGWKTIIKTNSLLNGVYSVAVNRVGVEDGIAFFGNSFVVAPNGEIVAEGEYLKEDSFTCELREEEIRRARFKAPMFKTENLNLTKKEIERIENKRFQ
- the ispD gene encoding 2-C-methyl-D-erythritol 4-phosphate cytidylyltransferase, with amino-acid sequence MYSSNFKVTMIVAAAGVGKRMGLGYPKQFLEYKGKPLFIMPLEVAQNSNIVDEIIVVTNKENVSLVENYCNQYGLSKVVKVTEGGKERQNSIYNALKYDNNSDIILVQDGVRPFLKEKYIEECCRVVAEERLGAVVGVQVKDTIKVINENFEVVSTPKRADLIAVHTPQAFEGKLLKEAYEIAERENFLGTDDSSLVERIGGKVKIVLGDYDNIKITTQEDLKFL